One genomic window of Dryobates pubescens isolate bDryPub1 chromosome 17, bDryPub1.pri, whole genome shotgun sequence includes the following:
- the PARP6 gene encoding protein mono-ADP-ribosyltransferase PARP6 isoform X1, producing MDLKGQYWTDDDSDGDNESEEFLYGVQGTCAADLYRHPQLDADIEAVKEIYSENAVAVREYGTIDDVDIDLHVNISFLDEEVATAWKVLRTEPIVLRLRFSLSQYLDGPEPSIEVFQPSNKEGFGLGLQLKKILGMFTSQQWKHLSNDFLKTQQEKRHSWFKTSGTIKKFRAGLSIFSPIPKSPSFPVMQDSVLKGKLGVPEARANRLMNRSVSCTVKNPKVEVFGYPPASTQAGVAPFNILVGGHCKNIPTLEYGFLVQMMKYAEQRLPTLNEYCVVCDEQHVFQNGSMLKPAVCTRELCVFSFYTLGVMSGAAEEVATGAEVVDLLVAMCRAALESPRKSIIFEPYPSVVDPNDPKTLAFNPKKKNYERLQKALDSVMSIREMTQGSYLEIKKQMDKLDPLAHPLLQWIISSNRSHIVKLPLSRQLKFMHTSHQFLLLSSPPAKEARFRTAKKLYGSTFAFHGSHIENWHSILRNGLVNASYTKLQLHGAAYGKGIYLSPISSISFGYSGMGKGQHRMPSKDELVQRYNRMNTIPQSRSIQSRFLQSRNLNCIALCEVITSKDLQKHGNIWVCPVSDHVCTRFFFVYEDGQVGDANINTQDPKIQKEIMRVIGTQVYTN from the exons ATG gacctcaagggtcagtaCTGGACGGACGATGACTCCGACGGGGACAACGAGTCTGAGGAGTTCCTCTATGGCGTCCAG GGGACCTGTGCCGCCGACCTGTACCGTCACCCGCAGCTGGACGCCGACATCGAGGCCGTGAAGGAGATCTACAGCGAGAATGCTGTGGCCGTCAG GGAGTATGGCACCATCGACGACGTGGACATCGACCTCCACGTGAACATCAGCTTCCTTGAT GAGGAGGTGGCGACGGCATGGAAGGTGCTGCGGACGGAGCCCATCGTCCTCCGCCTGCgcttctccctctcccagtACCTCGATGGCCCCG AACCGTCCATCGAGGTTTTCCAGCCGTCCAACAAGGAGGGCTTCGGGCTGGGCCTGCAGCTGAAGAA gatCCTGGGCATGTTCACATCCCAGCAATGGAAGCACCTCAGCAATGATTTCCTGAAGACCCAGCAGGAGAAGCGGCACAGCTGGTTCAAGACGAGTGGCACCATCAAGAAGTTCCGTGCTGGCCTCAGCATCTTCTCCCCCATCCCCAA GTCTCCCAGCTTCCCTGTCATGCAGGACTCGGTGCTGAAGGGCAAGCTGGGCGTGCCCGAGGCCCGTGCCAACCGCCTGATGAACCGCTCCGTCTCCTGCACCGTCAAGAACCCCAAGGTGGAGGTGTTTGGCTACCCCCCGGCCAGCACCCAGGCAGGTGTTGCCCCCTTCAACATCCTG GTCGGTGGCCACTGCAAGAACATCCCCACGCTGGAGTACGGCTTCCTGGTGCAG ATGATGAAGTACGCGGAGCAGCGGCTGCCGACGCTCAACGAGTACTGCGTGGTGTGCGACGAGCAGCACGTCTTCCAGAACGGCTCCATGCTCAAG CCGGCGGTCTGCACCCGGGAGCTCTGCGTCTTCTCCTTCTACACCCTGGGGGTCATGTCCGGCGCGGCCGAGGAGGTGGCTACGGGTGCTGAG GTGGTGGACCTGCTGGTGGCCATGTGCCGTGCTGCCCTCGAGTCCCCTCGCAAGAGCATCATCTTCGAGCCCTACCCCTCGGTGGTGGACCCCAACGACCCCAAGACGCTTGCCTTCAACCCCAAG AAGAAGAACTACGAGCGGCTGCAGAAGGCCCTGGACAGCGTCATGTCCATCCGGGAGATGACACAG GGGTCCTACCTGGAGATCAAGAAGCAGATGGACAAGCTGGACCCCCTGGcccatcccctcctgcagtg GATAATCTCCAGCAACAGATCCCACATTGTCAAGCTGCCTCTCAGCAGG CAGCTGAAGTTCATGCACACCTCGCACCAgttcctcctgctcagcagcccCCCCGCCAAGGAGGCTCGGTTCCGCACCGCCAAGAAGCTCTACGGCAGCACCTTCGCTTTCCA TGGCTCTCACATTGAGAACTGGCACTCCATCCTCCGCAACGGGCTGGTCAACGCTTCCTACACCAAGCTGCAG CTGCATGGAGCAGCCTATGGCAAGGGCATCTATCTGAGCCCCATCTCCAGTATTTCCTTTGGATACTCAG GGATGGGCAAAGGGCAGCACCGGATGCCTTCCAAGGATGAGCTGGTGCAGAGGTACAACCGGATGAACACCATCCCCCAG AGCCGCTCGATCCAGTCCCGCTTCCTGCAGAGCCGCAACCTCAACTGCATCGCGCTGTGCGAAG TCATCACCTCCAAGGACCTGCAGAAACACGGCAACATCTGGGTCTGCCCTGTCTCGGACCACGTCTGCACTCGCTTCTTCTTTGT GTACGAGGATGGCCAAGTGGGAGACGCCAACATCAATACTCAGGACCCCAAGATCCAGAAGGAGATCATGCGCGTGATCGGCACTCAGGTGTACACCAACTGA
- the PARP6 gene encoding protein mono-ADP-ribosyltransferase PARP6 isoform X2, whose protein sequence is MDLKGQYWTDDDSDGDNESEEFLYGVQGTCAADLYRHPQLDADIEAVKEIYSENAVAVREYGTIDDVDIDLHVNISFLDEEVATAWKVLRTEPIVLRLRFSLSQYLDGPEPSIEVFQPSNKEGFGLGLQLKKILGMFTSQQWKHLSNDFLKTQQEKRHSWFKTSGTIKKFRAGLSIFSPIPKSPSFPVMQDSVLKGKLGVPEARANRLMNRSVSCTVKNPKVEVFGYPPASTQAGVAPFNILVGGHCKNIPTLEYGFLVQMMKYAEQRLPTLNEYCVVCDEQHVFQNGSMLKPAVCTRELCVFSFYTLGVMSGAAEEVATGAEVVDLLVAMCRAALESPRKSIIFEPYPSVVDPNDPKTLAFNPKKKNYERLQKALDSVMSIREMTQGSYLEIKKQMDKLDPLAHPLLQWIISSNRSHIVKLPLSRLKFMHTSHQFLLLSSPPAKEARFRTAKKLYGSTFAFHGSHIENWHSILRNGLVNASYTKLQLHGAAYGKGIYLSPISSISFGYSGMGKGQHRMPSKDELVQRYNRMNTIPQSRSIQSRFLQSRNLNCIALCEVITSKDLQKHGNIWVCPVSDHVCTRFFFVYEDGQVGDANINTQDPKIQKEIMRVIGTQVYTN, encoded by the exons ATG gacctcaagggtcagtaCTGGACGGACGATGACTCCGACGGGGACAACGAGTCTGAGGAGTTCCTCTATGGCGTCCAG GGGACCTGTGCCGCCGACCTGTACCGTCACCCGCAGCTGGACGCCGACATCGAGGCCGTGAAGGAGATCTACAGCGAGAATGCTGTGGCCGTCAG GGAGTATGGCACCATCGACGACGTGGACATCGACCTCCACGTGAACATCAGCTTCCTTGAT GAGGAGGTGGCGACGGCATGGAAGGTGCTGCGGACGGAGCCCATCGTCCTCCGCCTGCgcttctccctctcccagtACCTCGATGGCCCCG AACCGTCCATCGAGGTTTTCCAGCCGTCCAACAAGGAGGGCTTCGGGCTGGGCCTGCAGCTGAAGAA gatCCTGGGCATGTTCACATCCCAGCAATGGAAGCACCTCAGCAATGATTTCCTGAAGACCCAGCAGGAGAAGCGGCACAGCTGGTTCAAGACGAGTGGCACCATCAAGAAGTTCCGTGCTGGCCTCAGCATCTTCTCCCCCATCCCCAA GTCTCCCAGCTTCCCTGTCATGCAGGACTCGGTGCTGAAGGGCAAGCTGGGCGTGCCCGAGGCCCGTGCCAACCGCCTGATGAACCGCTCCGTCTCCTGCACCGTCAAGAACCCCAAGGTGGAGGTGTTTGGCTACCCCCCGGCCAGCACCCAGGCAGGTGTTGCCCCCTTCAACATCCTG GTCGGTGGCCACTGCAAGAACATCCCCACGCTGGAGTACGGCTTCCTGGTGCAG ATGATGAAGTACGCGGAGCAGCGGCTGCCGACGCTCAACGAGTACTGCGTGGTGTGCGACGAGCAGCACGTCTTCCAGAACGGCTCCATGCTCAAG CCGGCGGTCTGCACCCGGGAGCTCTGCGTCTTCTCCTTCTACACCCTGGGGGTCATGTCCGGCGCGGCCGAGGAGGTGGCTACGGGTGCTGAG GTGGTGGACCTGCTGGTGGCCATGTGCCGTGCTGCCCTCGAGTCCCCTCGCAAGAGCATCATCTTCGAGCCCTACCCCTCGGTGGTGGACCCCAACGACCCCAAGACGCTTGCCTTCAACCCCAAG AAGAAGAACTACGAGCGGCTGCAGAAGGCCCTGGACAGCGTCATGTCCATCCGGGAGATGACACAG GGGTCCTACCTGGAGATCAAGAAGCAGATGGACAAGCTGGACCCCCTGGcccatcccctcctgcagtg GATAATCTCCAGCAACAGATCCCACATTGTCAAGCTGCCTCTCAGCAGG CTGAAGTTCATGCACACCTCGCACCAgttcctcctgctcagcagcccCCCCGCCAAGGAGGCTCGGTTCCGCACCGCCAAGAAGCTCTACGGCAGCACCTTCGCTTTCCA TGGCTCTCACATTGAGAACTGGCACTCCATCCTCCGCAACGGGCTGGTCAACGCTTCCTACACCAAGCTGCAG CTGCATGGAGCAGCCTATGGCAAGGGCATCTATCTGAGCCCCATCTCCAGTATTTCCTTTGGATACTCAG GGATGGGCAAAGGGCAGCACCGGATGCCTTCCAAGGATGAGCTGGTGCAGAGGTACAACCGGATGAACACCATCCCCCAG AGCCGCTCGATCCAGTCCCGCTTCCTGCAGAGCCGCAACCTCAACTGCATCGCGCTGTGCGAAG TCATCACCTCCAAGGACCTGCAGAAACACGGCAACATCTGGGTCTGCCCTGTCTCGGACCACGTCTGCACTCGCTTCTTCTTTGT GTACGAGGATGGCCAAGTGGGAGACGCCAACATCAATACTCAGGACCCCAAGATCCAGAAGGAGATCATGCGCGTGATCGGCACTCAGGTGTACACCAACTGA